CAGCGCATCCCGCCGTTAAGACTAAGCCTCGTTCCCAAGTTACACTTGGGAACGCCACTTTCCGCCCAAGCTCTGCTTGGGCACCGCTTAAGTTCCCCCCTTTGGAAAAGGGGGGTTAGGGGGGATTTCAAGAGGTTGCATAAATCCCCATGTTTCTCCCCTCAATAATCCAACTTTTTCTCACGGATAAACTGCTCCACCCCCGCATAAATCTCTTCATTGCCGCAGAACCGGCCGGTCTGGATATTCTCCCGGTAGTGGCTCAGGCGGGCTTCGAACTCAGGGATGATCTCAGGGGGGGGATGAAAGCCCATGAGAGAGCGGCCATATCCCAGGCGCTCGATATACAGGGCGTTCAAGAACTGCTCGAAGGCATTTTTGATGGGAAAAGAGATCACCGGCTTGCCGTAAAACAGGGCCTCGGACATCAGGGTGTGGCTGCCCCCGCACACCACGTAGCGGCAGGTGGAGAGGTCATCCAGAAACCCCGCCTCGGAGTTTTTCTTGAAATGCAGATTGCCCTCGATGCGCTCTTCGTTAAAGCCGTAAACCATCACCTTTGAGGGAATGGCGCTCAAGAAGGGAAAAAAGCGCTTGAAGGTGGTATACCCCTGGTACGCCACCACATGCTCGCCCAGGGCGGGCCTTCGCTGCAGCACGCTTTCCCGCAACAGCGGCGGCAGAACTTTGGCCCTGGCCCCGGGTTTCACCGGCGTTTGGAAGAAAGAAATCACCAGATAATCCGAAGCCCGGCTAAACATGGAGCCCACCGCGTAACTCGTGGATAGGTAGCTGGGATACTGGGTCCAGGGGACCCTGTGGCGGCAGCAGGTGATGACGTGTTGATGGTCGATGGACAGGCAGGGAACCCCGGCCCGTTTAGCTGCCCGCGGCAGGAAATATTCATAATCACTCATGGTGACGTCGGGTTGGAACCGGTCCATGAGGTCCAAAAGATGGCGGATGTGCCCCCTGGATTGGCTCCTAACCTGAAGGCTGCCCATGACCGTGGCGAGCAAGTCCACCCGATGGCCCCGGATGACCGTGGGCGGATTGGGACATTCCTCTACCCGGAATTCCCGGCTCAGGATGGCGGCCCCGGTGTCGTGGCTGACAAAGAGAAACTCATGTTCGGCGAAGTGCCGGGCAATGGTCAGAGCCCGGACCGCGTGGCCATGTCCGATGCCGTGGACCCCATAGAGAATTTTAGCCATAGTATGAAGACGGTCCGATCCGGGATCGACCCGGGATCAATGCAGGTTGCGATTTATAAATGAGTTCACGATAACTTGCCTAACCCGGCCGCCCCAGGTGACCCGGTAGGAGATGCCCCGCCAGGCGATAATATTCGTTAGCCAGGTCTTGAGGTAACACCAGCAAGCCATGAAAATATTGGCATAAAAGCCCAAGAGCCAGCGCCCCAGAGGAACCTGTGCCGGCACCAGGGTCCGGAACCAGGCCCCTAAAGCAGTTAAAGCCAGTAAAAATCCCCAACTTGCCAGGGCCAGAGGCGGGGCCACCATACCCAAGATCC
This window of the Desulfobaccales bacterium genome carries:
- a CDS encoding glycosyltransferase family protein translates to MAKILYGVHGIGHGHAVRALTIARHFAEHEFLFVSHDTGAAILSREFRVEECPNPPTVIRGHRVDLLATVMGSLQVRSQSRGHIRHLLDLMDRFQPDVTMSDYEYFLPRAAKRAGVPCLSIDHQHVITCCRHRVPWTQYPSYLSTSYAVGSMFSRASDYLVISFFQTPVKPGARAKVLPPLLRESVLQRRPALGEHVVAYQGYTTFKRFFPFLSAIPSKVMVYGFNEERIEGNLHFKKNSEAGFLDDLSTCRYVVCGGSHTLMSEALFYGKPVISFPIKNAFEQFLNALYIERLGYGRSLMGFHPPPEIIPEFEARLSHYRENIQTGRFCGNEEIYAGVEQFIREKKLDY